One segment of Haloplanus natans DSM 17983 DNA contains the following:
- a CDS encoding nicotinamide-nucleotide adenylyltransferase, with translation MRGFYIGRFQPYHDGHHRMVAEIVSEVDELVLGIGSAGHSHTTRDPFTAGERVMMVTKSVAEFDCTTYVVPIEDLDRNSVWVSHVQSMSPSFDVGYSNNPLVIQLFEEAGVEVRQSPMFNRDVLEGSELRDRMIEGGEWQHLVPDPVVEVIDEVGGIRRIQRVSETDTNGP, from the coding sequence ATGCGGGGGTTCTACATCGGCCGGTTCCAGCCGTATCACGACGGCCACCACCGGATGGTTGCCGAAATCGTCTCCGAGGTCGACGAACTCGTTCTCGGTATCGGCAGTGCCGGTCACTCCCACACGACGCGTGACCCGTTCACCGCGGGCGAGCGGGTGATGATGGTCACCAAATCCGTCGCGGAGTTCGACTGTACGACGTACGTCGTCCCCATCGAGGATCTGGACCGCAACTCGGTCTGGGTGAGTCACGTCCAGAGCATGTCGCCTTCCTTCGACGTGGGCTACTCCAACAACCCGCTCGTCATCCAGCTGTTCGAGGAGGCGGGCGTCGAGGTGCGCCAATCGCCCATGTTCAACCGCGACGTACTGGAGGGGTCGGAGCTTCGCGACCGGATGATCGAGGGCGGCGAGTGGCAACATCTCGTCCCCGATCCGGTCGTCGAGGTAATCGACGAAGTCGGCGGCATCCGGCGCATTCAGCGGGTGAGCGAAACCGACACCAACGGGCCATGA